The genomic DNA GGATACCCACGGACTCGTGTGCGGTGCAACTAATCTCGCCGTGGCAGCGGTTGAAGCCGCCCGTCGGACGGCCGGCGGAAAGATAGAGAAGGTATCCACCGAGCTCGCCGAGAAGTTGACCACCGCGGCCGCCAATTACGACAACACCGATTCCGCCGAAGGCGGGAACATCAATACGTGCGGGGTGTGAGTGGGCGACAACTGGGATGACGACCCCTGGGACGACGAAACCGACGATGTTGAACACGAATCGTCGCTCGATGCGCTCGACTTCACCAACCCGACCGAACAGCCCGGCGATAACTCGGAATTGGCGGCGCCGACTCCTGACGCCGCCGCCGCCGACGACGACGCCATCCTAGCGATGTTCTTCACCGTGACGAATCCCCCGGGGACAGTGTCGGTCAGTGCGTTGGCGAGTGGGCAGCCCGCACATGTCGACCTCTCACCGCGAGTAGCCGATATGACTGAATGCCAACTCGCCGACGAGATCCTCGTGATTGCGAGGCTCGCTGCACAGCAAGCCCTGGCTGGCCAGAACCTGATTCTTTCGAGTGCTCTGGAGCAATTGGGCGTCGATCGAACCTCGATCCGCAACCATCTGGAGCACGATGCAGGGCTACCGTCGCCCGAAGTCGTGCTCGCCGAGAAAGCTCAGATCTTCGCCACCCGATACCGAGATGACGGAGACGACTGACTGATGGCTCAACCGCTCCCGCCCAAACGACGCTCACGCTGGCCGTTCATCGTCGCGGCACTCGTCACGGTCGTCGTTGTCGTTGTCGGTGGCATCGTCTGGTGGTCCTCGGCAGGCGCTGAAGCCTGGGCACGGCATCGCTGGACGCCCCCGGAGCAGACCTTCCTGTCGTCGATGCACACAAATCCGGTTCCTGGGTGGAAGATTGACGTCGCAACCCTCGGGTTGCCAGCGGAGTCGAGAATCACCGTCGGCGACGACCCGAGCCTGCCCGGCCCCATCATCGAAACGGAAACGTCTCGCGCCTATCTCGTCGCCAGTAGTCCCGGACCCACACCGCAGTGGTGGCTGACCGGAGTTGACGCCAAGGACGGCCGCCGGTTGTTTCCCCCGGTGGCGTTGAGCACGACGACAGCGGCACCGAGTTGCTTCATCAACGGAGCGTCGGTGATCTGCATCTCGGATGATTTCCACCGGTCCACGGCCTGGGTAATCGATGGGCAGACCGGCGGGCTGACGTTTACCGGAGCGACGGAAGTGCGCCTGGTCAGTTGGGAGAAGCATTCAGCGAGGCAAACGGGCAACTACCTGGTAGCGGTGACTGAACATGAAGGCATCTACGGCGTGGGACCCCAAGCCCAGACGACATGGTTCGTACCTGGGGCAGGCGTCGTCGCCGAACACAACAGTGACGTCGCTTTCCAGGGAACCGGTCGCGAAGATGGCGCAACGCTGTTTTCTCTCACGGACGGTGAAGTGCTCGACCCGCAGTTTCCAGACAACACCGAATTGCTCAATACCGCATTCTTCAGTGGCGGTTTTGCACAGCAATTCACCGAGAAACCTGGGCACGATTTCGTCCAGTTATTTGACGGCACTGGGAAACTCACGACTAACAAGCGCTTCGAAGGCACCCTGAGGAGTACAGCGGGCAATCTGATCGGTATCGGAGACTCCCACAGCTACGTCGTCTACACCCTGCAAGGCGAGAAATTGCTCGACCTGTCCGGCGGCCACCTCCAATTGATCGGCACCACGCTGTGGGTCAGTGAGACCGACAAATCTACTCAGCAAACCCTCTATCGACCGTATGACATGCGGACGGGCGACAAGGGCGAGCCGTGCGAATTCAACTTGGGGACTGGCTATCTCGGATCCGACGGGACGGTGGCGGTGCGCGCTCCGGTCAATCCGAAGTCCGACCTGCTGGCGGATGCCTGGGATCTCACGAAGTGTGAACGAGTGTGGTCGATTCCGAGGAACGGACCACTGGGCCGGATTACCCGACTGGGCGACACTTTGGTCCGCCTGTCCGACGACGGGACCGAACTGTTTTCTCTTGTGAGTCCGTAATCGCAGGCCCGCTCAGGCGCGCGCCAATTCCTCGTCAAGGAACTCCGGCGGATAGTCGTCGAGGTCGTCGGACGTCATGGAGATCTCGTCGGGATCGTCTCGCTTTGCCGTCGCGCTCAGACGTAACCAACCCACGACGGCGATCACGAAACACACGAACGTCAGCGGGTACCACCCGCTCGCGAGCTGCCCGACCCAGAACCGCCGCAGGTCCAGAAAGTTCCAGTACATGCCGCTGAAGTACATGGTGGTGTGATTGCGCCCGGGCCGGTGCAGCGTCCACATGAAAGTCATCGCCAGCAGGCCGGCGGCCCGGTAGGCCCAGCCGCGGGCCCACTGACCCTGTGTCGTACACGCTTTCGCGACGAGCCAGAAGATCGCGGGGGCGAACCACACCCAGTGCGCCGCCCAACTGAACGGCGATACCGCGCAGCCGGTCAGGCCCACCAGCACCACCGCCAGCGCACGTTCCCCTCGTCGGTGCGCCCACGTCGCGGTGGCGAGGCAGGCCGCAAGTACCACTAGGCTCACCACGATCCACAACCATTCCGGCCGCGGGTTCGGTGCGAAGTACCTGGCGAGAAATCCGTTGATCGACTGGTTCGCCAGATGTTCGATGGAGCTGATGTGGGCGGTGTCGCCGAGGTGGCTCCAGAACCAGGCGCTGTCTCGCGGCAGCAGCGGCCAGGTGAGCGCAGCGGTCGCGACGAAAGTGACTGCAGCAGTGGCCGAGGCACGCCACTGCCGGGTGAGCAACAGGTATGGCAGGAACACGAGCGGAGTGAGCTTGACACCCGCGGCCAGGCCCAGCCCGATCCCCCGCCACCGGGCCCCGTCGGGGCGCAACAGGTCGAGGATCACCAGCGCCACGAGCAGGACATTGATCTGTCCCCACCACAACGTGGCCTGCACCGGCTCGACATCGACGACGATCACCGCGAGCGCAGCGCTCATCACCCCGAGCCTCAGATCCGCGCGGATCCCGGCCAGGCGCAGGATGCGCCATGCGATGAG from Mycobacterium sp. DL440 includes the following:
- a CDS encoding ESX-1 secretion-associated protein, with the translated sequence MPTDYEKNLSVLTDHIRHLAEKQHTAVDQITGANRSIVDPARNVLDTHGLVCGATNLAVAAVEAARRTAGGKIEKVSTELAEKLTTAAANYDNTDSAEGGNINTCGV
- a CDS encoding YbaB/EbfC family DNA-binding protein; its protein translation is MGDNWDDDPWDDETDDVEHESSLDALDFTNPTEQPGDNSELAAPTPDAAAADDDAILAMFFTVTNPPGTVSVSALASGQPAHVDLSPRVADMTECQLADEILVIARLAAQQALAGQNLILSSALEQLGVDRTSIRNHLEHDAGLPSPEVVLAEKAQIFATRYRDDGDD
- a CDS encoding glycosyltransferase 87 family protein; the protein is MRLRRRIVAGAVLMAVLAVLVHNHLVPFGTHFFGLTENNFDLDTYRAAVHASWDGRSLYQEPALRGAWYVYPPFATFILAPLAWLGFDVAKYVLLALSICLLALIAWRILRLAGIRADLRLGVMSAALAVIVVDVEPVQATLWWGQINVLLVALVILDLLRPDGARWRGIGLGLAAGVKLTPLVFLPYLLLTRQWRASATAAVTFVATAALTWPLLPRDSAWFWSHLGDTAHISSIEHLANQSINGFLARYFAPNPRPEWLWIVVSLVVLAACLATATWAHRRGERALAVVLVGLTGCAVSPFSWAAHWVWFAPAIFWLVAKACTTQGQWARGWAYRAAGLLAMTFMWTLHRPGRNHTTMYFSGMYWNFLDLRRFWVGQLASGWYPLTFVCFVIAVVGWLRLSATAKRDDPDEISMTSDDLDDYPPEFLDEELARA